From Acetobacter ascendens, the proteins below share one genomic window:
- a CDS encoding recombinase family protein — MTHILIGYARCSTDKQDIAVQKQELLRLGVSADRIYTDKGFTGTNRDRPGLDQALAAVRSGDTLVVPKLDRLARSVPDARAIGDSLAARGVKLQLGASVHDPSDPMGKLFFNILATFAEFEADLIKLRTREGMAVARAKGKLRGKKPKLSDRQQKELRRMYDTGDYSISDLADLFSISRPTVYRTLRRQPVTSVLAA; from the coding sequence ATGACACATATATTGATCGGCTACGCCCGCTGCTCGACAGACAAACAGGATATTGCAGTCCAGAAACAGGAGTTGCTTAGGCTCGGCGTTTCTGCTGATAGGATCTACACCGACAAAGGCTTCACCGGCACGAACCGAGACCGGCCGGGGCTCGACCAGGCGCTGGCGGCTGTGCGCAGCGGTGATACACTGGTGGTGCCAAAGCTCGACCGGCTTGCTCGATCTGTTCCTGACGCGCGCGCTATCGGAGATAGTCTGGCTGCCCGTGGCGTAAAGCTCCAACTTGGTGCCAGTGTCCACGACCCATCCGATCCAATGGGCAAACTGTTTTTCAACATTCTCGCCACCTTCGCCGAATTTGAGGCAGACCTCATCAAGCTCCGGACCCGTGAAGGGATGGCGGTTGCGCGTGCCAAAGGCAAGTTGCGCGGAAAAAAGCCCAAGCTGTCCGATCGGCAGCAGAAGGAACTTCGTCGCATGTACGATACGGGCGACTATTCCATCAGCGACCTGGCTGATCTGTTTTCCATTTCGCGACCAACCGTTTATCGGACACTCAGGCGTCAACCTGTTACGTCAGTACTGGCAGCATGA